In Flavobacterium gelatinilyticum, a genomic segment contains:
- a CDS encoding histidine phosphatase family protein produces the protein MEIYLVRHTETICEQGICYGQSDVNIAEPFEEIFTKIISELPSEAHIFTSPLKRCVILAKHIRENISTISYEEDERLKEMNFGDWELKNWNEIPPEELNPWMEDFVNIPVSNGESFLQLHERTGDFLKDKIFKTKYPVVIVAHAGIIRSILCHQTSLPLKNAFENKVNFGQVIKINF, from the coding sequence ATGGAAATTTATCTAGTCCGACACACCGAAACAATCTGCGAACAAGGAATCTGCTACGGACAATCGGATGTAAATATTGCAGAACCATTTGAGGAAATATTTACTAAAATTATTTCCGAACTGCCATCTGAAGCCCATATTTTCACCAGTCCGCTAAAACGTTGTGTCATTCTGGCAAAGCATATCCGGGAAAACATCAGCACTATTTCATATGAAGAAGATGAACGTTTGAAGGAAATGAATTTTGGCGACTGGGAATTGAAAAACTGGAACGAAATTCCGCCTGAAGAACTTAATCCGTGGATGGAAGATTTTGTGAATATTCCCGTTTCAAACGGTGAATCTTTTTTACAGCTGCATGAAAGAACCGGAGACTTTTTAAAAGATAAAATTTTTAAAACAAAATATCCTGTTGTTATTGTTGCACATGCCGGAATTATCAGAAGTATTTTGTGTCATCAGACTTCATTACCGCTAAAAAATGCATTTGAAAATAAAGTAAATTTCGGACAAGTTATTAAAATAAACTTCTAA
- a CDS encoding adenosylcobinamide-GDP ribazoletransferase, giving the protein MKKQLHIFFTCLMFYTRIPCPKNITHDPDYLNKATRYFPFIGWIVGTISFLAFYLFSFFLSTETAVIFAIVSSVLTTGAFHEDGFADVCDGFGGGWTKEKILKIMKDSAIGAYGAIGLVLLFLLKFKLLSESIALFANHDYILIYLLFVSGHSLSRLAAISIIFTHEYSRDDASSKSKPIAKKHTWKEILGAFLFGLIPLTVFSYFDLKILLALIPVFMTRYFLAGYFQKWIDGYTGDCLGATQQVCEVMYYLSILFIWKFI; this is encoded by the coding sequence ATGAAAAAACAACTCCATATATTTTTTACCTGTTTGATGTTCTACACCAGAATTCCATGTCCAAAGAACATTACTCATGATCCTGATTATCTAAACAAAGCAACGAGATATTTTCCTTTTATTGGATGGATTGTCGGGACTATTTCATTTCTTGCTTTTTATCTTTTTTCATTTTTTCTTTCAACAGAAACTGCTGTTATTTTTGCTATTGTGAGTTCTGTTTTAACCACAGGAGCTTTTCATGAAGACGGTTTTGCTGATGTATGCGACGGATTTGGAGGCGGATGGACAAAAGAAAAGATTCTGAAAATCATGAAAGACAGTGCAATTGGCGCTTACGGAGCCATTGGATTGGTCTTGCTTTTTCTTCTTAAATTTAAATTACTTTCAGAAAGTATTGCGCTTTTTGCAAATCACGATTATATACTAATTTACCTTCTATTTGTTTCTGGACATTCTTTAAGCCGTTTGGCAGCAATAAGCATAATTTTTACGCACGAATATTCAAGAGATGATGCTTCGAGTAAAAGCAAACCTATTGCAAAAAAACATACCTGGAAAGAAATTCTCGGGGCATTTCTGTTTGGTTTAATTCCTTTAACCGTTTTCTCTTATTTCGACTTAAAAATCCTTTTAGCTTTAATTCCGGTTTTTATGACACGATACTTTCTGGCAGGGTATTTCCAAAAATGGATTGACGGTTATACCGGAGACTGTCTTGGAGCAACACAACAGGTTTGCGAAGTTATGTATTACCTAAGTATTCTTTTTATATGGAAATTTATCTAG
- the cobT gene encoding nicotinate-nucleotide--dimethylbenzimidazole phosphoribosyltransferase produces the protein MSNLDDILKSRRDTRHFTTDEVPDEVIEKALQAGHWAPSVGLTDATRYYIIKSDEVKSAIKNLFLDYNKKAEELTDNPEQKELYKSLKLEAIEEAPIGLIIAYDRSVLNQFTIGTIGSNEAVKFSSVCAAQNIWLSLTEQGYGMGWVSILNYHQFKKILDLPENIEPLGYFCIGKPATNYGSQPMLQQLRWKQKSEAPASTEITEIHKINIPEIDLEPKSKIENSTNFRQLLQEKIDSKTKPVGSLGTLETLAYQMAVVFETLNPKITNPNIVVFAADHGIANHGVSDYPQDVTRQMVNNFLEGGAAINVFCNQNNINLSIVDSGVNYDFPTNAKLINAKIAKGTQSFLHTSAMSETELQFCFDKGKSIVENIAKTGSNCIGFGEMGIGNTSTASVLMSLLTNLPIEECVGRGTGINDQKLLDKQNILKKALDNYSGQAELKQQLAYFGGFEIIQMAGGILAAFENKMLILIDGFICTAAFLIAYKINPNIMKNAVFCHCSAEKAHLNLLNYLEAKPVLNLNLRLGEGTGCAVAFPILKSAEAFLNEMASFESAGVSKK, from the coding sequence ATGAGCAATCTGGACGACATATTAAAATCACGACGCGACACGCGTCATTTTACAACCGATGAGGTTCCTGACGAAGTAATCGAGAAAGCTTTACAGGCCGGACATTGGGCTCCTTCGGTTGGACTGACCGATGCAACGCGATATTATATTATAAAATCAGATGAGGTAAAAAGTGCGATTAAAAACCTGTTTTTAGATTACAATAAAAAAGCCGAAGAACTTACCGATAATCCTGAACAGAAGGAACTTTACAAATCGCTGAAACTAGAAGCTATCGAAGAGGCGCCAATCGGGCTTATTATTGCGTATGATCGTTCGGTTTTGAATCAGTTTACGATTGGTACTATCGGCAGTAATGAGGCGGTTAAATTCAGTTCAGTTTGTGCGGCCCAGAATATCTGGCTTTCGCTTACCGAACAAGGTTATGGAATGGGCTGGGTTTCGATCCTGAATTATCATCAGTTTAAAAAAATCCTCGATTTACCTGAAAATATAGAACCACTGGGTTATTTCTGCATTGGAAAACCGGCTACGAATTATGGCAGTCAGCCCATGTTGCAGCAATTGCGCTGGAAACAGAAATCGGAAGCTCCAGCTTCAACTGAAATCACCGAAATCCATAAAATAAATATTCCTGAAATTGATTTAGAACCAAAATCAAAAATCGAAAATTCCACAAATTTCAGGCAGCTTTTACAGGAAAAAATAGATTCGAAAACAAAACCCGTAGGCTCTTTGGGAACTTTGGAAACACTGGCTTACCAGATGGCAGTTGTTTTTGAAACTTTAAACCCAAAAATCACAAACCCTAATATTGTCGTTTTTGCAGCAGATCACGGAATTGCCAATCATGGTGTAAGCGATTATCCGCAGGATGTTACACGTCAAATGGTGAATAATTTTCTCGAAGGCGGTGCTGCTATAAATGTGTTCTGCAATCAAAACAATATTAATCTGTCAATTGTAGATTCGGGTGTTAATTACGATTTTCCAACGAATGCTAAATTAATTAATGCCAAAATTGCTAAAGGCACACAATCTTTCCTGCACACATCGGCAATGAGCGAAACGGAACTGCAATTTTGTTTTGACAAAGGAAAATCAATCGTCGAAAACATTGCCAAAACTGGTTCTAACTGCATTGGCTTTGGTGAAATGGGAATTGGAAATACCTCAACAGCATCTGTTTTAATGAGCCTTTTAACCAATCTGCCAATCGAAGAATGTGTTGGAAGAGGAACCGGAATCAACGATCAAAAACTTCTCGACAAACAAAATATCCTGAAAAAAGCGCTCGATAATTATTCCGGTCAGGCCGAATTAAAACAGCAGCTTGCCTATTTTGGCGGTTTTGAAATTATACAGATGGCTGGCGGCATACTCGCCGCTTTCGAAAATAAAATGCTCATTTTAATTGATGGTTTTATCTGTACTGCGGCTTTTTTAATTGCTTATAAAATAAATCCGAACATCATGAAAAATGCTGTTTTCTGTCATTGTTCTGCCGAAAAAGCGCATTTAAATTTATTGAATTATCTTGAAGCAAAACCTGTTTTAAATCTTAATCTGCGCCTGGGCGAAGGCACGGGCTGCGCGGTTGCTTTTCCGATTTTAAAATCGGCTGAAGCTTTTTTGAATGAAATGGCCAGTTTTGAAAGCGCAGGAGTTAGTAAGAAATAG
- the cobU gene encoding bifunctional adenosylcobinamide kinase/adenosylcobinamide-phosphate guanylyltransferase — protein sequence MIYLITGGERSGKSTYAQNLALQLSDSPIYVATARKWDSDFQNRIDRHQQERDDRWTNIEKEKYLSEIDFSGKTALIDCVTLWLTNFFVDHKNNVSLSLEEAKKEFLSIANQENTTLIIVTNEIGMGVHAATEIGRKFTELQGWMNQFLASNADEVVLMVSGIPVKIKGENSKF from the coding sequence ATGATTTATCTCATCACCGGAGGCGAACGATCAGGAAAAAGCACCTATGCACAAAATTTAGCTTTACAGCTTTCTGATTCTCCAATATATGTAGCAACGGCCAGAAAATGGGATTCTGATTTTCAAAACCGAATCGACCGCCACCAGCAGGAACGCGACGATCGCTGGACGAATATCGAAAAAGAAAAATATCTAAGCGAAATTGACTTTTCTGGAAAAACCGCTTTAATTGACTGCGTCACACTCTGGTTAACCAATTTTTTTGTCGATCATAAAAATAATGTTTCGCTAAGTCTTGAGGAAGCTAAAAAAGAATTCCTCTCTATCGCCAATCAGGAAAACACTACACTTATTATTGTAACCAACGAAATTGGAATGGGCGTTCATGCCGCAACCGAAATTGGAAGAAAATTTACAGAACTACAAGGCTGGATGAACCAGTTTCTGGCTTCAAACGCCGATGAGGTGGTTTTGATGGTATCAGGGATTCCGGTCAAAATAAAGGGAGAAAATTCTAAGTTTTAA
- a CDS encoding DUF5522 domain-containing protein gives MNTTKIKVCSSCESKFGCGDISVENKCWCNDYPPIFNLSEGGDCLCPDCFKEACGDKIDAYLETITPKNALKNKARFLPKTEKLIEGIDYYIEDGNYVFKTWFHLKRGTCCDNKCRHCPY, from the coding sequence ATGAATACCACAAAAATAAAAGTCTGCTCCAGCTGTGAATCCAAATTTGGCTGCGGCGATATTTCTGTTGAAAACAAATGCTGGTGCAACGATTACCCACCTATTTTCAATCTTTCTGAAGGAGGCGACTGCCTTTGTCCTGACTGTTTCAAAGAAGCTTGCGGCGATAAAATCGATGCCTATCTAGAAACTATTACTCCTAAAAATGCCCTTAAAAACAAGGCAAGGTTCTTACCCAAAACCGAAAAATTAATTGAAGGAATCGACTATTATATCGAAGACGGCAATTATGTCTTCAAAACCTGGTTTCATCTTAAAAGAGGAACTTGCTGCGATAATAAGTGCAGGCATTGTCCTTATTAA
- a CDS encoding ABC transporter substrate-binding protein: protein MKHLFPKLIFIASFFILTGCKKNETTEAVKTENAKNSIEYASGLSIVKYDDYSVVTVSNPWPNSNKNFKYILKEKDAVVPDSLQAYTLIQVPLESVVVTSTTNIPFLEMLEVENKLVGFPHTDYISSEKTRALIDNGSVKNVGQNEKLNIEQLIELSPDLIVTFGVDNNNPMLDNLKKSGLQVLIQGDWMEQSPLGKAEWIKLYGALFGKEERAKELFDKIVDSYNQALKLVNDKPASSKVLYGSMYEDVWYVAKGNSWVAQFMKDAKANYLWADLKGTGSEGLSFEKVLDKAKTANVWIASGSFKSLDELQKANTHYGEFDAFKNKYVYSFEGKLGATGGTVYYELAPSRPDLVLKDYIKIFHPDLLAGYEFTFASKLN, encoded by the coding sequence ATGAAACATTTATTCCCCAAATTGATTTTTATTGCTTCTTTTTTTATTTTGACCGGATGCAAGAAGAATGAAACAACCGAAGCTGTTAAAACAGAAAATGCAAAAAACAGCATTGAATACGCTTCAGGGCTTTCTATAGTGAAATATGACGATTATTCGGTGGTAACGGTTTCAAATCCGTGGCCAAATTCAAATAAAAATTTCAAATACATATTAAAAGAAAAAGACGCCGTAGTTCCGGACAGTCTTCAGGCTTATACCTTAATTCAGGTGCCGCTGGAATCTGTAGTGGTGACCTCTACGACCAATATTCCGTTTTTGGAAATGCTCGAAGTCGAAAATAAATTAGTTGGTTTTCCGCACACCGATTATATTTCTTCTGAAAAAACAAGAGCACTTATTGATAATGGTTCAGTAAAAAATGTGGGACAAAATGAAAAGCTGAACATCGAACAGTTAATCGAATTGTCGCCGGATCTAATCGTAACTTTTGGAGTCGACAACAATAATCCGATGCTGGATAACCTGAAAAAAAGCGGGTTACAGGTTTTAATTCAGGGCGACTGGATGGAACAATCGCCGCTTGGAAAAGCAGAATGGATCAAACTGTACGGGGCATTATTTGGAAAAGAAGAGAGAGCAAAAGAATTGTTTGATAAAATTGTAGACAGTTACAATCAGGCTTTAAAATTAGTAAACGATAAACCGGCAAGTTCAAAAGTACTGTACGGTTCAATGTATGAAGATGTCTGGTATGTGGCGAAAGGGAACAGCTGGGTGGCGCAGTTTATGAAAGATGCCAAAGCGAATTATTTATGGGCCGATTTAAAAGGAACAGGAAGCGAAGGTCTCTCTTTTGAAAAAGTACTGGATAAAGCCAAAACAGCAAATGTATGGATTGCTTCGGGTTCTTTTAAATCTCTGGACGAATTGCAGAAAGCCAATACGCATTATGGTGAATTTGATGCTTTTAAAAATAAATATGTATATAGTTTTGAAGGGAAATTAGGAGCAACGGGAGGAACCGTTTATTATGAACTGGCGCCAAGCCGTCCTGACTTGGTTTTAAAGGATTATATAAAGATTTTTCACCCGGATTTATTAGCGGGTTACGAATTTACTTTTGCTTCAAAACTGAATTAA
- a CDS encoding iron ABC transporter permease, which translates to MASKKRNTILFGVLAIGLLLMFFASISLGSVTIPLKEVFTSLTGGHASKSTWEYIIINYRLPKAITAVLVGTGLSISGLLMQTLFRNPLAGPYVLGLSSGASLGVAFVILGAGFLPSFLSVIALSPYGIVIASTLGSTLVLLLVLVVSQRLRDTMAILIVGLMFGSFTTAIVSVLTYFSTAEQLQKFTFWSMGSLGNLSWSTIGILTFSVLIGMLLSAGSIKPLNALLLGENYAKSMGLNFNKARLIIIFATSILSGAITAFAGPIAFIGLAVPHIAKLTFQTSNHTILFWSTLFFGAIIMLFCDIVSQMPGFDVTLPINAITSIIGAPVVIWLLIRKSNFK; encoded by the coding sequence TTGGCGAGTAAAAAGCGAAATACCATTTTATTTGGCGTTTTGGCCATTGGACTTCTGCTGATGTTTTTTGCAAGCATTAGTTTAGGATCTGTTACCATTCCGCTGAAAGAAGTTTTTACGAGTCTGACAGGCGGGCATGCCTCAAAATCGACGTGGGAATATATCATTATTAATTATCGTCTGCCAAAAGCCATTACTGCGGTTTTGGTAGGAACCGGACTTTCGATCAGCGGACTTTTAATGCAGACTTTATTCAGGAATCCGCTTGCAGGACCTTATGTTTTGGGGCTGAGTTCCGGAGCAAGTCTGGGGGTCGCTTTTGTAATTTTAGGAGCAGGATTTCTTCCTTCTTTTTTAAGCGTAATTGCTTTATCGCCTTACGGTATCGTGATCGCTTCAACTTTAGGAAGTACTTTGGTTTTGCTTTTGGTTCTGGTAGTTTCACAAAGATTACGGGATACAATGGCAATCCTTATTGTTGGGTTAATGTTCGGAAGTTTTACAACAGCTATTGTAAGTGTATTAACGTATTTTAGTACAGCTGAACAATTACAGAAATTTACTTTCTGGTCAATGGGAAGTCTGGGAAATCTTTCCTGGTCAACTATAGGAATTTTGACATTTAGTGTTTTAATTGGAATGCTTTTAAGTGCCGGAAGCATCAAACCCTTAAATGCTTTGCTCTTAGGAGAAAACTATGCAAAAAGTATGGGATTGAATTTTAATAAAGCAAGATTGATTATCATATTTGCCACGAGTATATTATCGGGGGCAATTACAGCATTTGCAGGGCCAATTGCTTTTATAGGATTAGCAGTGCCTCATATTGCCAAACTGACTTTTCAAACCAGTAATCATACCATTTTGTTTTGGAGTACTTTGTTTTTTGGCGCGATTATAATGTTATTTTGTGATATTGTTTCACAAATGCCGGGATTCGATGTTACGCTTCCAATTAATGCAATTACATCTATAATTGGTGCTCCGGTTGTAATCTGGTTATTGATCAGAAAAAGTAATTTTAAGTAA
- a CDS encoding GxxExxY protein, with the protein MITQKYLNDLSYQIIGASIEVHKAIGKGLLENVYHECLKEELRHRKINFLTEMKVPLVYKNRELNADLRCDLFIEDCLVVELKATSEITAIHEAQLMTYMKLLKAPKGLIVNFNCFNIFREGQKTFVNEYFRLLPIL; encoded by the coding sequence ATGATCACACAGAAATATTTAAATGATTTAAGTTACCAAATAATTGGTGCTTCTATTGAAGTTCACAAAGCAATTGGAAAAGGATTACTTGAAAATGTTTATCATGAATGTCTAAAAGAAGAACTCAGACATCGAAAAATTAATTTTTTAACAGAAATGAAAGTTCCTTTGGTGTATAAGAATAGAGAATTAAATGCCGATCTGAGATGTGATTTATTTATTGAGGATTGTTTAGTCGTTGAATTAAAAGCAACATCAGAAATAACTGCAATACATGAAGCCCAACTTATGACCTATATGAAATTATTAAAAGCACCAAAAGGACTTATTGTTAATTTTAACTGCTTCAATATTTTTAGAGAAGGACAAAAAACATTTGTAAACGAATATTTTAGATTACTTCCAATTTTATAA
- a CDS encoding ABC transporter ATP-binding protein translates to MNSILSTSDLNIGYKSKKGITTIAENLNLNLASGKLITLIGANGIGKSTLLRTLTGIQKPLSGNVYLNDKNISEYRPLELAQNLSLVLTEKLPPSNLSVFELVALGRQPYTNWVDKLSDEDIAKVHEAMSLTQIEHLTSKKHFQISDGQLQKVLIARALAQDTPLIILDEPTTHLDLLHKVSLFKLLKKLTQETQKCILFSTHDIDLAIQLSDEMIMMTPENITQDEPCNLISNGSFSNLFKDENIVFDAEKGKFLIS, encoded by the coding sequence ATGAACTCTATTCTCTCTACTTCAGATCTAAATATCGGATACAAATCCAAGAAAGGAATCACGACCATTGCTGAGAATCTAAACCTGAATCTCGCTTCGGGGAAACTCATTACTTTGATAGGAGCAAACGGAATAGGGAAGTCGACCTTACTGCGAACTCTTACCGGAATACAAAAGCCATTATCCGGAAATGTGTATTTAAATGATAAAAACATTTCAGAGTATCGGCCTTTAGAATTGGCGCAGAATCTCAGTTTGGTTTTAACCGAAAAACTGCCGCCCAGTAATCTTTCTGTTTTTGAATTAGTTGCTCTAGGGCGCCAGCCTTACACCAATTGGGTAGATAAATTGTCTGATGAAGATATTGCAAAAGTTCACGAAGCGATGAGTCTGACTCAAATCGAACATTTAACTTCAAAAAAACATTTCCAGATTAGTGATGGTCAATTGCAGAAAGTATTAATTGCAAGAGCTTTGGCTCAGGACACACCATTAATTATTTTGGACGAACCCACAACTCATCTTGATTTGCTTCATAAAGTTTCCTTATTCAAACTATTAAAGAAACTAACTCAGGAAACGCAGAAATGCATTTTGTTTTCAACTCACGATATCGATTTGGCGATTCAGTTAAGCGACGAAATGATTATGATGACGCCGGAAAATATCACACAAGATGAACCTTGCAATTTAATTTCAAACGGAAGTTTCAGCAATTTATTCAAAGACGAAAATATTGTTTTTGATGCTGAAAAAGGAAAGTTTTTGATTAGTTAA
- a CDS encoding tRNA (cytidine(34)-2'-O)-methyltransferase, which yields MLNVVLVEPEIPNNTGNIGRLCVGTESRLHLIHPFGFVINDKNLKRSGLDYWVHLDVTEYQNVEEWIQQIPDHSRVFLMSSHSDKSYLENEFQDGDWLVFGKESVGLSKEFMARFENHLTIPMSPLIRSFNIANSVAFVVGEAKRQIGLKK from the coding sequence ATGCTAAACGTTGTTCTTGTAGAACCGGAAATACCAAATAACACCGGAAATATCGGCAGATTGTGTGTTGGCACAGAAAGCCGTCTCCATTTAATTCATCCTTTTGGATTTGTTATTAATGATAAAAATCTAAAACGCTCCGGACTGGATTACTGGGTTCATCTCGATGTAACCGAATATCAAAATGTTGAAGAATGGATACAGCAGATTCCGGATCATTCGCGTGTGTTTTTAATGAGTTCGCATTCTGATAAATCGTATCTGGAAAATGAATTTCAGGATGGCGACTGGCTGGTTTTCGGAAAGGAAAGCGTGGGTTTAAGCAAAGAATTTATGGCGAGGTTCGAAAATCATTTAACTATTCCGATGTCACCGCTCATTCGCAGTTTTAATATTGCCAATTCGGTTGCCTTTGTAGTTGGAGAAGCGAAAAGACAAATTGGATTGAAAAAATAA
- a CDS encoding pseudouridine synthase yields MHRHFLLFKPYGYLSQFIYELKRKKKLLGELHDFPEGTMAIGRLDEDSEGLLLLTTDGKVSEQIRSRKVEKEYYVQVDGLITPEAIEQLQKGVEIGFEGGKYKTKPCSAFIVTEIPDFGMRAKKIRDERHGPTSWASITINEGKFRQVRKMTAAVGFPTLRLVRVRIGNVYLQNLKAGEVLEVANFNVEN; encoded by the coding sequence ATGCACCGACACTTCCTTCTTTTTAAACCTTACGGCTATCTGAGTCAATTTATTTATGAATTAAAAAGAAAGAAAAAGCTCCTGGGTGAATTGCATGATTTTCCCGAAGGAACAATGGCAATTGGAAGACTTGACGAAGATTCTGAAGGTCTGCTTTTACTCACAACCGACGGAAAAGTAAGCGAACAGATAAGAAGCCGAAAAGTAGAAAAAGAATATTATGTTCAGGTTGACGGCCTTATTACTCCCGAAGCTATTGAACAACTGCAAAAAGGTGTCGAAATAGGTTTTGAAGGCGGTAAATACAAAACCAAACCGTGCTCTGCTTTTATAGTAACAGAGATTCCCGACTTTGGTATGCGGGCAAAAAAAATCAGGGACGAGCGCCACGGTCCCACTTCCTGGGCATCTATTACGATTAACGAAGGAAAGTTTCGTCAGGTTCGAAAAATGACTGCTGCAGTTGGTTTTCCCACTTTGCGTTTGGTACGTGTTCGAATTGGAAATGTATATTTGCAAAATCTAAAGGCCGGAGAAGTTCTGGAAGTTGCCAATTTTAATGTAGAGAATTAG
- a CDS encoding SDR family NAD(P)-dependent oxidoreductase, whose protein sequence is MALLENKVAFVSGGGSGIGRAVAEAYAREGAKVVLSDINVEHGEETVKIIKDNGGEAFFVKGDSSSASDNKHMVEVTVSKYGRLDIACNNAGMGGPAKPTGEYEPEAWDKVIALNLNGVFYACRYQLEQMEKNGGGSIVNIASIHGQVAAPLSPAYTASKHGVVGLTKNIAAEYAQKKIRCNAVGPGYIETALLKDNLNNDAMNAVAAKAPMNRLGTAEEIAELVLFLSSEKSSFTTGSYIIADGGYTAV, encoded by the coding sequence ATGGCACTTTTAGAAAACAAAGTAGCTTTTGTGTCTGGCGGTGGTTCCGGTATAGGACGCGCGGTTGCAGAAGCATACGCCCGAGAAGGAGCAAAAGTTGTACTTTCAGATATTAATGTTGAACATGGCGAGGAAACTGTAAAAATTATAAAGGATAATGGAGGTGAGGCTTTTTTTGTAAAAGGAGATTCATCAAGTGCAAGTGATAATAAACACATGGTTGAGGTAACGGTTTCTAAATACGGCCGACTTGATATTGCCTGCAATAATGCGGGTATGGGCGGACCTGCAAAACCAACCGGAGAATATGAACCGGAAGCATGGGACAAAGTAATTGCACTTAATTTAAACGGTGTTTTTTATGCCTGCCGTTATCAGTTAGAACAAATGGAAAAAAACGGCGGAGGAAGCATTGTTAATATTGCCTCGATTCATGGTCAGGTTGCGGCACCGCTTAGTCCGGCTTACACGGCTTCAAAACATGGAGTAGTAGGTTTGACTAAAAATATTGCAGCAGAATATGCTCAGAAAAAAATTCGCTGCAACGCTGTTGGTCCCGGATATATCGAAACCGCTTTGTTAAAAGACAATCTGAATAACGATGCCATGAATGCTGTTGCAGCAAAAGCGCCAATGAACCGTTTAGGAACAGCAGAAGAAATTGCAGAACTGGTACTATTCCTGAGTTCTGAAAAATCTTCATTTACTACCGGAAGTTATATAATTGCAGATGGAGGTTATACTGCAGTTTAA